In Bradyrhizobium guangxiense, the following are encoded in one genomic region:
- a CDS encoding autotransporter outer membrane beta-barrel domain-containing protein, whose amino-acid sequence MRDEGLSWRQRRLRRCVAASLASVSLVFFGLSLLTTPVNALCAPDPATSGQTVTCGGTDADGFQAGVGVDSLNVNVLSGATVNDNGGLSIGVNDSNGVINNGTLSAGSGLTGIGAGNSNVVTNNGTITALDNGLGIHAIDHNIIANAGTIATGNSGVAISIGDNNTVTNSGALSAGASGTGIFAGQNNTITNAAPGTITVGQNAAGIYMQGNFQTVSNFGAIATDDLGVGIAVQGDDSKITNGGTIMVGGNSSAGIFVQGDRATIANSGRITAGDFAEGIVAVGISNTVTNSGSITVGASGVGIDVVAFSSTNKVINTGIVTVGASSVGIRVDGGGSVFNSGTINASASGAVAIDFCACGPNTLTLGPGSVITGQVLGAGTDTFQLGGTGKDTFNLGLIGGGLQYVGFSTFNKGDSSTWTVTGTGNQDWSVLGGTLMLAGTINGTMIVASSGTFGGVGTVGTTAVNGGTLAPGHPTGTLTVSGDLAFTSASNYKVQISGASNGLAVVTGTATLGSATVVVVPTGSGAKHYTILTATTLPDTFNPVVAGLSSNLKAVLSYDPNNVFLDLSLSYGSGLNVNQQSVANALARYFDRTGSLPLALANLSPAGLTQASGESGTGSQQTTFNAMSLFLGLLTDVFGSGRSGAPGTTPFGDEASANAYAATGRSAHDGSARGAFAAIDRRAPAATFEQRWDVWAAGYGGSQATDGNAGLGSNTTTSSVYGTAVGLDYRFSPSTVAGFALSGGGTGFNVSGLGWGRSDLFQAGAFVRHTAGPAYVTAALAYGWQDVTTNRVVTAAGYDQLRAQFNTNAISGRIEGGYRYAMQWAGVTPYAALQATLFSLPSYAESAVVGSNVFALSYAAKDVTSTRSELGLRADRSFAAASGLMTLRGRLAWAHDYNPDRTVGAVFQTLPGSAFVVNGAVQARDAALTTASAQMNWMNGWSASATFEGEFSNVTRSYAGKGLVRYAW is encoded by the coding sequence TGGCGGCAGCGTCGACTGCGCCGTTGCGTCGCTGCGTCTCTCGCCAGCGTATCGCTGGTCTTCTTTGGCCTCAGCCTTCTCACGACGCCGGTCAACGCGCTGTGCGCACCCGATCCGGCCACCAGCGGCCAGACTGTCACCTGCGGCGGCACGGACGCCGACGGCTTTCAGGCCGGTGTCGGCGTCGACAGCCTCAATGTCAACGTGCTCTCGGGCGCGACCGTGAACGACAACGGCGGGCTTTCGATCGGCGTCAATGATTCTAACGGGGTCATCAACAACGGGACTTTGTCGGCAGGCTCCGGCCTGACCGGGATCGGAGCCGGAAATTCGAACGTCGTGACCAACAACGGCACCATCACGGCGCTCGACAACGGTCTCGGAATCCACGCGATCGATCACAACATCATCGCCAATGCCGGAACGATCGCGACCGGCAATAGCGGCGTCGCGATCTCGATTGGCGACAACAACACCGTCACCAACAGCGGCGCGCTGTCGGCCGGCGCGTCGGGCACAGGCATCTTCGCGGGCCAGAACAATACCATCACCAACGCCGCGCCGGGCACGATCACGGTCGGACAGAACGCCGCCGGCATCTATATGCAGGGCAACTTCCAGACCGTCAGCAATTTTGGCGCGATCGCGACCGACGATCTGGGCGTCGGCATTGCCGTGCAGGGGGACGATTCCAAGATCACCAACGGCGGCACGATCATGGTAGGGGGCAACAGCTCGGCGGGCATTTTCGTGCAGGGTGATCGGGCCACGATCGCCAACAGCGGGCGGATCACCGCCGGTGATTTCGCCGAAGGCATCGTCGCGGTTGGTATTTCCAACACAGTTACCAACAGCGGCAGCATCACCGTCGGCGCTTCCGGCGTCGGCATCGACGTGGTTGCTTTCAGTTCGACCAACAAGGTCATCAATACCGGCATCGTCACCGTCGGCGCCAGCAGTGTCGGCATCAGAGTGGACGGCGGGGGGAGCGTCTTCAATTCGGGAACGATCAACGCCAGTGCGTCCGGTGCCGTCGCGATCGACTTCTGCGCCTGCGGCCCCAATACGCTCACCCTCGGCCCCGGCAGCGTCATCACCGGCCAAGTGCTCGGCGCCGGCACCGACACATTCCAGCTCGGCGGCACCGGCAAGGATACGTTCAATCTCGGCCTGATCGGCGGCGGTCTCCAGTATGTCGGCTTTTCGACCTTCAACAAGGGCGACAGCTCGACCTGGACCGTGACCGGCACAGGCAATCAAGACTGGAGCGTGCTCGGCGGCACGCTCATGCTCGCCGGCACCATCAACGGCACCATGATCGTTGCGAGCAGCGGCACGTTCGGTGGCGTCGGCACGGTCGGCACCACCGCGGTGAACGGCGGTACGCTGGCGCCGGGCCATCCGACCGGCACGCTGACCGTGTCCGGTGATCTCGCCTTCACGTCGGCGTCGAACTACAAGGTCCAAATCTCGGGCGCCAGCAACGGCCTCGCGGTCGTGACAGGAACGGCGACGCTCGGCAGTGCCACGGTCGTCGTCGTCCCGACCGGCTCGGGCGCGAAGCACTACACGATCCTGACGGCGACGACGCTCCCCGACACGTTCAATCCGGTCGTCGCCGGGCTCTCGTCGAACCTGAAGGCTGTGCTGAGCTACGATCCGAACAACGTCTTTCTCGATCTTTCGCTGAGCTACGGTTCCGGCCTCAACGTCAACCAGCAGAGCGTTGCCAACGCGCTGGCGCGCTATTTCGACCGCACCGGCAGCCTTCCCCTGGCGCTCGCCAATCTCTCGCCGGCCGGTCTCACGCAGGCCTCCGGTGAATCGGGCACGGGATCGCAGCAGACCACCTTCAACGCGATGAGCCTGTTCCTCGGCCTGCTGACCGATGTGTTCGGCTCAGGGCGCAGTGGCGCGCCTGGAACGACCCCGTTTGGCGATGAGGCGAGTGCGAACGCTTATGCGGCGACCGGCAGGAGTGCACATGACGGAAGCGCGCGCGGCGCCTTTGCCGCGATCGACCGCAGGGCGCCAGCTGCGACGTTCGAGCAGCGCTGGGACGTGTGGGCGGCCGGCTATGGCGGCTCGCAGGCCACCGATGGCAACGCCGGCCTCGGCTCGAACACCACCACCAGCAGCGTCTATGGCACCGCCGTAGGCCTCGACTACCGCTTCTCGCCGTCGACGGTTGCGGGCTTCGCCCTCTCGGGCGGCGGGACCGGGTTCAACGTCAGCGGGCTCGGTTGGGGGCGCTCTGATCTGTTCCAGGCCGGCGCCTTCGTGCGCCATACGGCCGGACCGGCTTACGTCACGGCGGCGCTCGCTTATGGCTGGCAGGACGTCACGACCAACCGCGTCGTGACCGCTGCCGGCTATGACCAGTTGCGCGCGCAGTTCAACACCAACGCGATCTCGGGCCGCATCGAGGGCGGCTATCGCTATGCCATGCAATGGGCCGGCGTCACGCCTTACGCCGCGCTCCAGGCCACCCTGTTCAGCCTTCCCTCCTATGCAGAGTCCGCCGTGGTCGGCAGCAATGTCTTCGCGCTCAGCTATGCCGCCAAGGACGTGACCAGCACCCGCTCCGAGCTCGGCCTGCGCGCGGACCGGTCCTTTGCCGCGGCCAGCGGCCTGATGACCCTGCGCGGCCGGCTCGCCTGGGCGCATGATTACAATCCGGACCGCACGGTCGGCGCGGTGTTCCAGACGCTGCCGGGATCGGCCTTCGTCGTGAACGGTGCCGTGCAGGCGCGCGATGCGGCGCTGACCACGGCCTCGGCGCAGATGAACTGGATGAACGGCTGGTCAGCGTCGGCGACCTTTGAGGGGGAGTTCTCGAACGTCACCCGCTCCTACGCCGGCAAGGGGCTCGTGCGCTACGCGTGGTAA
- a CDS encoding MlaD family protein — MARASNLVIGTVTLAVIAVAFGGLLGVQKWRTIQSRSQLRVVFEGGSASGLRRGGPVNFDGVPAGQILSIKLDSPRRIVALVMLDNTAPIRKDTVAGIEFQGLTGVAAISLIGGAPTAPPVPLDSDGVPVLTADLSDAESIVETLHSVDRTIVSNAPAIKDGLRTFEDYTADLRSKGGEIDSVMAKVDSAFAGFDKAVTKIEGVVPGFVNGKADELFEKIKGLHELADTMKTKSASYIEDIRRSLLDVSEAANKMSGTPAPAAPPRPRPPSKPPQKKQ; from the coding sequence ATGGCACGCGCGAGCAATCTTGTAATCGGCACGGTGACGCTGGCGGTGATCGCCGTGGCGTTCGGCGGCCTGCTCGGCGTGCAGAAATGGCGCACCATCCAGAGCCGCAGCCAGTTGCGCGTGGTGTTCGAGGGCGGCTCCGCCAGCGGCCTGCGTCGCGGCGGCCCGGTCAATTTCGATGGCGTGCCCGCCGGCCAGATCCTGTCGATCAAGCTGGACAGTCCGCGCCGGATCGTGGCGCTGGTGATGCTCGACAACACCGCACCGATCCGCAAGGACACCGTGGCGGGCATCGAGTTCCAGGGCCTCACCGGCGTTGCCGCGATCTCGCTGATCGGAGGCGCTCCCACCGCGCCACCGGTGCCGCTGGACTCGGACGGCGTCCCCGTATTGACCGCCGATCTCAGCGACGCCGAATCCATCGTCGAGACCCTGCACAGCGTCGACCGCACGATCGTCAGCAACGCCCCCGCCATCAAGGACGGCCTGCGCACGTTCGAAGATTACACTGCCGATCTCCGGAGCAAGGGCGGCGAGATCGATTCCGTCATGGCCAAGGTCGACAGCGCCTTCGCGGGCTTCGACAAGGCGGTCACGAAGATCGAGGGCGTGGTGCCCGGCTTTGTCAACGGCAAGGCCGACGAGCTGTTCGAGAAGATCAAGGGACTGCATGAGCTTGCCGACACCATGAAGACGAAGTCGGCGAGCTATATCGAGGACATCCGTCGCTCGCTGCTCGACGTCAGCGAGGCCGCCAACAAGATGAGCGGAACGCCCGCACCGGCCGCGCCCCCACGGCCGCGTCCGCCGAGCAAGCCACCGCAGAAGAAGCAGTAG
- a CDS encoding acetate--CoA ligase family protein, which yields MEAHVSAASASRPWSPPRDASDIVKRVHAMLHPHNIVLVGATDKPGNYAERIWNNLVKYGFEGGLYPVNAKREAIWGVPCYKDFASLPEKPDHVLVLVPARFAVQVIRDAAAAGARSATIVTSGFSELQDEESQRLAAELQAAVRETGLAVTGPNCLGNLSAGEKLFTNIDDRVVTMEQGAVAIAGQSGAIVMAIRQALEDRGVGVGYMVTTGNEAGLETPDLMRYFAEDPSVKVIVVYLEGVRNTKAFRDACKAARAAGKPVIALKLGASEGGRAAAMAHTGALAGSIETFDAIATREGVIRVGGLDELIETTECFVHAAAPKGDRLAAVTLSGGKRGMLIDAFYAEGLNFAPLSPHVSSELAKMLGPGSIVGNPLDAGFAAVVDPSVYMKSIKLMIDDPDIDIVIIDAELPKTPHELRERNLRIVNEMAGKASKPVIYISAMSIGFTEFTKSLRKSLPHLAVMQGMDRAVAAIKSLLAYAKLRKEVPDIVSSSKPAARAVLEKALKSANSAALDEVASKKLLKAYGIPISKEAIARTAAEAAKIAKQIGFPVVAKVVSAEILHKSDIGGVVLNLKSAAEVKKAFADITARVGKLKGKPKLDGILIAQQVKAELELVVGASLDAEMGPVVLFGTGGIDIELMKDVALAGAPLDEAEARLLIGRTKAGIKMRGYRGKPALHEASAVRALVGLSNLIADAGDRIASIDINPFLINARTGVAVDALIVLNNAAAKRAAGH from the coding sequence ATGGAAGCCCATGTGTCTGCTGCGTCCGCGTCCCGTCCATGGTCTCCGCCGCGTGATGCCAGCGACATCGTCAAGCGTGTCCATGCCATGCTGCACCCGCACAACATCGTGCTGGTGGGCGCAACCGACAAACCCGGCAATTATGCCGAGCGCATCTGGAACAATCTGGTCAAGTACGGCTTCGAGGGCGGCCTCTATCCGGTCAACGCCAAGCGCGAGGCCATCTGGGGCGTCCCCTGCTACAAGGACTTTGCCAGCCTCCCGGAGAAACCCGATCACGTTCTGGTGCTGGTGCCCGCGCGCTTTGCGGTGCAGGTGATCCGCGACGCCGCAGCGGCGGGCGCGCGGTCGGCCACCATCGTCACGTCGGGCTTCAGCGAGCTGCAGGATGAGGAAAGCCAAAGGCTCGCCGCCGAATTGCAGGCGGCCGTGCGCGAGACAGGGCTTGCGGTCACGGGGCCGAACTGCCTCGGCAACTTAAGTGCCGGCGAAAAGCTCTTCACCAACATCGACGACCGTGTCGTGACCATGGAACAGGGCGCGGTGGCGATCGCCGGGCAATCCGGCGCCATCGTCATGGCGATCCGCCAGGCGCTGGAGGATCGGGGCGTCGGTGTCGGCTACATGGTGACGACCGGCAACGAGGCCGGACTCGAGACGCCGGACCTGATGCGCTATTTCGCCGAGGATCCGAGCGTCAAGGTGATCGTCGTCTATCTCGAAGGCGTCCGCAACACCAAGGCGTTCCGCGATGCCTGCAAGGCCGCGCGCGCCGCCGGAAAGCCTGTGATCGCACTCAAGCTCGGCGCATCCGAGGGCGGCCGCGCCGCGGCGATGGCTCACACCGGGGCGCTCGCGGGCTCGATCGAGACGTTCGACGCCATTGCAACGCGCGAGGGCGTGATCCGGGTCGGCGGCCTCGACGAGCTGATCGAGACTACCGAATGCTTCGTCCACGCGGCCGCGCCCAAGGGCGACCGGCTCGCGGCGGTTACGCTGTCGGGCGGCAAGCGCGGCATGCTGATCGACGCCTTCTACGCGGAAGGCCTGAATTTCGCGCCGCTGAGTCCGCATGTCAGCTCGGAGCTGGCGAAGATGCTCGGACCGGGCTCGATCGTCGGCAATCCGCTCGACGCCGGCTTTGCCGCGGTGGTCGATCCCTCCGTCTACATGAAGTCGATCAAGCTGATGATCGACGACCCCGACATCGACATCGTCATCATCGATGCCGAACTGCCGAAGACCCCGCACGAGCTGCGCGAACGTAACCTGCGCATCGTCAACGAGATGGCGGGCAAGGCCTCAAAGCCCGTGATCTATATCAGCGCGATGTCGATCGGCTTCACTGAATTCACCAAATCCTTGCGCAAATCGCTGCCGCATCTTGCGGTCATGCAGGGCATGGACCGGGCGGTGGCCGCGATCAAGTCGCTGCTCGCCTACGCCAAGCTGCGGAAAGAAGTGCCCGACATCGTCTCAAGCTCGAAGCCCGCCGCGCGCGCCGTGCTGGAGAAGGCGCTGAAGTCTGCGAACAGCGCCGCACTCGACGAGGTGGCCTCGAAGAAGCTGTTGAAGGCCTATGGCATCCCGATCTCGAAGGAAGCGATCGCGCGGACGGCCGCGGAGGCGGCGAAGATCGCCAAGCAGATCGGTTTTCCGGTGGTGGCGAAGGTCGTCAGCGCCGAGATCCTGCACAAATCCGACATCGGCGGCGTGGTGCTGAACCTGAAGAGCGCCGCTGAGGTGAAGAAGGCTTTCGCCGACATCACTGCCCGGGTGGGCAAGTTGAAAGGCAAGCCCAAGCTCGACGGCATTCTGATCGCACAACAGGTCAAGGCCGAGCTCGAGCTCGTGGTCGGTGCTTCGCTCGATGCCGAGATGGGGCCTGTCGTGCTGTTCGGCACCGGTGGCATCGACATCGAGTTGATGAAGGACGTCGCGCTCGCCGGCGCGCCGCTGGACGAGGCCGAGGCGCGGCTTCTGATCGGCCGCACCAAGGCCGGAATCAAGATGCGCGGCTATCGCGGCAAGCCGGCCCTGCACGAAGCATCCGCAGTGAGGGCGCTGGTCGGCCTGTCCAATTTGATCGCCGATGCCGGCGACCGGATCGCCTCGATCGACATCAACCCGTTCCTGATCAATGCCAGGACAGGTGTCGCCGTCGATGCCCTGATCGTGCTGAACAATGCTGCGGCAAAGCGAGCGGCCGGACATTGA
- a CDS encoding ABC transporter substrate-binding protein, translating into MKNKKLVLLAAAAALTLLSVQGASAQKKYDTGASDTEIKIGNVEAYSGPASAYGIIGKTEEAYFKMINDQGGINGRKINWISYDDGYSPPKTVEQVRKLIESDEVFLVFNALGTPTQTAVQKYHNSKKVPQLFLATGASKWNDPKGFPWTMGFQPSYRVEARIFAKYILQAKPDAKVAIFYANDDFGKDYVAGIKEIFGDKASSLIVAEESYETTEPSIDSHIVKLKGTGANVFVNISTPKFAAQAIKKIAELEWKPMHVMTDVSISIGAVMKPAGLDASEGVLSATYLKDASDPQWKDDEGMKKFLAFVDKYMPGANVSDTNLVYGYAAAQTMVQTLKQCGDNLTRENVMKQAASLKDFTPDTLIPGIKINTGANDFAPIEQLKMIRFKGGQWELFGDIISAETGG; encoded by the coding sequence ATGAAGAACAAGAAACTCGTTCTGCTCGCCGCCGCGGCGGCCCTGACCTTGCTCTCCGTCCAAGGCGCCTCTGCGCAGAAGAAATACGACACCGGGGCCAGCGACACCGAGATCAAGATCGGCAATGTCGAGGCCTATTCCGGCCCCGCTTCCGCCTACGGCATCATCGGCAAGACCGAGGAGGCCTATTTCAAGATGATCAACGACCAGGGCGGCATCAACGGCCGCAAGATCAACTGGATCTCCTACGACGACGGCTATTCGCCGCCCAAGACCGTGGAGCAGGTCCGCAAGCTGATCGAGAGCGACGAAGTGTTCCTGGTCTTCAACGCGCTGGGCACCCCGACCCAGACCGCCGTGCAGAAATATCACAATTCGAAGAAGGTGCCGCAGCTCTTCCTCGCCACCGGCGCCAGCAAGTGGAACGACCCGAAAGGCTTCCCCTGGACCATGGGCTTCCAGCCGAGCTACCGCGTCGAGGCGCGGATCTTCGCGAAGTACATCCTGCAGGCCAAGCCCGACGCCAAGGTCGCGATCTTCTATGCCAATGACGATTTCGGCAAAGACTACGTCGCCGGCATCAAGGAGATCTTCGGCGACAAGGCCTCTTCCCTGATCGTCGCGGAAGAGAGCTACGAGACCACCGAGCCGTCGATCGACTCGCACATCGTCAAGCTGAAGGGCACCGGCGCCAATGTCTTCGTCAACATCTCGACGCCGAAATTCGCCGCCCAGGCGATCAAGAAGATCGCCGAGCTCGAATGGAAGCCGATGCATGTCATGACCGACGTATCGATCTCGATCGGCGCCGTGATGAAGCCGGCAGGCCTCGATGCATCCGAAGGCGTGCTGTCGGCGACCTATCTGAAGGACGCATCCGACCCGCAGTGGAAGGACGACGAGGGCATGAAGAAGTTTCTCGCCTTCGTCGACAAATACATGCCGGGCGCCAACGTCTCCGACACCAACCTCGTCTACGGCTATGCCGCAGCGCAGACCATGGTGCAGACGCTGAAGCAGTGCGGGGACAATCTGACGCGGGAGAACGTGATGAAGCAGGCCGCCAGCCTGAAGGACTTCACGCCCGATACGCTGATCCCCGGCATCAAGATCAATACCGGCGCCAACGACTTCGCGCCGATCGAGCAGCTCAAGATGATCCGCTTCAAGGGCGGCCAGTGGGAGCTGTTCGGCGATATCATCAGCGCCGAAACCGGGGGTTGA
- a CDS encoding helix-turn-helix transcriptional regulator, which translates to MRMQDKLNDKQLSDEQSREIAETIREELARRRISRQALAEQAKISLSTLEKVLGGRRPFTLATTVRLEQALGVSLRKTPVVAAPQAANDVAPDSLGSYAHRAVTWLEDVYITLRPSFGDKDAIFAYRTEIVWEPKVSSLVFREGDRTDAAYEHTGEVAVPHQSGFIYLVIIKHGQHRVITVSRPTVSGEMYGIISTLRAGPGSQLTPIAAPIAYVPLRNVPQPSLGRVAPDDANHALYRKHLRRTVEEPFALFLTL; encoded by the coding sequence ATGCGGATGCAGGACAAACTGAACGACAAGCAGCTTTCGGACGAGCAGAGTCGCGAGATCGCCGAGACCATTCGCGAGGAGCTTGCGAGGCGCCGGATCTCCCGGCAGGCGCTGGCCGAGCAGGCCAAGATCAGCCTGTCGACACTGGAGAAAGTGCTCGGCGGGCGTCGGCCGTTCACGCTGGCGACGACGGTCCGGCTTGAGCAGGCGCTGGGCGTCTCCTTGCGCAAAACCCCCGTCGTGGCGGCGCCTCAGGCCGCCAACGATGTCGCTCCCGACAGTCTCGGCTCCTATGCGCATCGCGCCGTGACCTGGCTCGAGGACGTCTACATCACGTTGCGGCCGTCGTTCGGCGACAAGGACGCGATCTTCGCCTACCGCACCGAGATCGTTTGGGAGCCGAAGGTCTCCTCGCTGGTCTTCCGCGAGGGCGACCGGACCGATGCTGCCTACGAGCATACCGGCGAGGTCGCGGTGCCCCATCAGTCCGGCTTCATCTACCTCGTCATCATCAAGCACGGCCAGCATCGCGTCATCACGGTGTCGCGGCCGACGGTGTCCGGCGAGATGTACGGCATCATCTCGACACTGCGCGCTGGTCCCGGCTCGCAGCTCACGCCGATCGCGGCGCCGATCGCCTATGTGCCGCTCAGGAACGTCCCGCAGCCTTCGCTGGGACGGGTCGCGCCCGACGACGCCAATCATGCCCTGTATCGAAAGCACCTGCGCCGCACGGTAGAAGAGCCTTTTGCGCTGTTCTTGACGCTATAG
- a CDS encoding marine proteobacterial sortase target protein — translation MNTYDTADNDEHPMLSRLIKLGLFLLAQGIAVMLMAFVALLVSFGTSWSATTEQAGLLQPGDARSGTLLLKEDGAVIEAIRLGIDVDITVSGPTLRARVTQVFRNPSKDWVEATYVYPLATGGAVDTLKMVVGDRVIVGDIKERQQARIIYEEARRAGQKAALTEQERPNIFTNSVANIGPGETVLVQIEYQEPVHQSGNEYSLRLPLVVGPRYNPVPIVQSVDFRKDGSGWGAATSDPVPDRDRISPPVLDPAKAAPINPTSITVRLKAGFALGEVKSHHHKVKIESPDSATRVVTLADGAVPADRDFELTWQPAADKAPTVGLFREHVGDADYLLAFVTPPSAEQAMQKPLPREVVFVIDNSGSMGGTSMIQAKASLTYALSRLQPADRFNVIRFDDTMDMLFPAAVPADAAHIGEATSFVSALQARGGTEMVPAMRAALADKLGESGMVRQVVFLTDGAIGNEQQLFETITAMRGRSRIFMVGIGSAPNTYLMTRAAELGRGAFTHIGSVEQVEERMRGLFAKLENPAVTGLTAKFSEAKADVTPAIIPDVYRDEPLVLVARLDQLAGSLEIKGRVGDRPWSVTLPLQRTAEGKGLSKLWAKRKIGDAEVARAMRELAPEEADKAILALALEHQIVTRLTSLVAVDKTPSRPEGAPLKLSELPINLPAGWDFEKVFGERPHLTPTQLRERHADARNEPATRRPTPAAADAIRLPKTATSAELRMMAGLVLIALALILFVFNRRQPLLTDAA, via the coding sequence ATGAACACCTACGACACAGCCGACAACGACGAGCACCCCATGTTGAGCCGGCTGATCAAGCTCGGATTGTTTCTTCTCGCGCAGGGCATCGCGGTGATGCTGATGGCCTTCGTGGCCCTGCTCGTCAGCTTCGGGACGAGCTGGTCGGCAACGACCGAGCAGGCCGGTCTGCTCCAGCCCGGCGATGCCCGGTCCGGTACGCTGCTTCTGAAGGAAGATGGCGCCGTCATCGAGGCGATCCGCCTCGGTATCGACGTCGACATCACGGTCTCCGGCCCGACGCTGCGCGCCCGGGTCACTCAGGTCTTCCGCAATCCGAGCAAGGATTGGGTCGAGGCAACCTATGTCTATCCGCTTGCGACCGGCGGCGCGGTCGATACGCTGAAGATGGTGGTCGGCGACCGCGTCATCGTCGGAGACATCAAGGAGCGGCAGCAGGCGCGCATAATCTACGAAGAGGCGCGCCGCGCCGGCCAGAAGGCCGCGCTCACCGAGCAGGAACGCCCGAATATCTTCACCAATTCGGTGGCCAATATCGGTCCCGGCGAAACCGTGCTGGTGCAGATCGAATATCAGGAGCCGGTGCATCAATCCGGCAATGAATATTCGCTCCGCCTGCCGCTGGTGGTCGGACCGCGCTACAACCCGGTGCCGATCGTCCAGAGCGTCGATTTCCGCAAGGATGGATCGGGCTGGGGCGCGGCGACCTCGGATCCGGTGCCGGACCGTGACCGCATCTCGCCGCCCGTGCTGGACCCTGCCAAGGCTGCCCCGATCAATCCGACCAGCATCACGGTGCGCCTGAAGGCCGGCTTCGCGCTTGGCGAGGTCAAGAGCCACCATCACAAGGTCAAGATCGAGAGTCCGGACAGCGCGACACGCGTCGTCACTCTCGCCGACGGCGCTGTCCCAGCCGACCGCGACTTCGAGCTGACCTGGCAGCCCGCCGCCGACAAGGCGCCAACGGTCGGCCTGTTCCGCGAACATGTCGGCGATGCCGACTACCTTCTCGCGTTCGTCACCCCGCCCAGCGCCGAGCAGGCGATGCAAAAGCCGCTGCCGCGTGAGGTGGTGTTCGTGATCGACAATTCGGGGTCGATGGGCGGCACGTCGATGATCCAGGCCAAGGCGAGCCTCACTTACGCGCTCTCTCGGCTTCAGCCGGCCGATCGCTTCAATGTCATTCGCTTCGACGACACGATGGACATGCTGTTCCCCGCCGCCGTGCCGGCAGATGCTGCGCATATCGGCGAGGCGACCTCCTTCGTGAGCGCGCTACAGGCGCGCGGCGGCACCGAGATGGTGCCGGCGATGCGCGCCGCACTGGCCGACAAGCTCGGCGAGAGCGGCATGGTTCGCCAGGTCGTCTTCCTGACCGATGGCGCAATCGGCAACGAGCAGCAATTGTTCGAAACCATCACGGCGATGCGCGGCCGCTCGCGCATTTTCATGGTCGGCATCGGATCGGCGCCCAACACCTATCTGATGACACGCGCCGCCGAGCTCGGCCGTGGAGCCTTCACCCATATCGGCTCCGTCGAGCAGGTGGAGGAGCGCATGCGCGGCTTGTTCGCCAAGCTCGAAAACCCGGCCGTGACCGGCCTCACCGCGAAGTTCTCCGAAGCCAAGGCTGACGTCACCCCAGCGATCATCCCCGACGTCTATCGCGACGAGCCGCTGGTGCTTGTGGCAAGGCTCGACCAGCTCGCAGGCTCGCTCGAGATCAAAGGACGCGTCGGCGACCGTCCATGGTCGGTGACGCTGCCGCTGCAAAGGACCGCCGAGGGCAAGGGCCTGTCGAAGCTCTGGGCCAAGCGCAAGATCGGTGACGCCGAAGTGGCGCGTGCCATGCGGGAGCTCGCGCCCGAGGAGGCCGACAAGGCGATCCTGGCGCTGGCGCTTGAGCATCAGATCGTCACGCGCCTGACCAGCCTCGTGGCGGTCGACAAGACGCCGAGCCGCCCCGAAGGCGCGCCGCTCAAGCTCAGCGAATTGCCGATCAACCTGCCGGCCGGCTGGGATTTCGAGAAGGTGTTCGGCGAACGGCCGCATCTGACGCCGACACAGCTGCGCGAACGCCATGCCGACGCGCGCAACGAGCCGGCGACGCGACGGCCGACGCCCGCTGCAGCCGATGCGATCCGTCTGCCCAAGACGGCGACCTCGGCCGAGCTGAGGATGATGGCGGGCCTGGTCCTTATCGCGCTCGCCCTGATCCTGTTCGTGTTCAACCGGCGTCAGCCTTTGCTCACTGACGCCGCTTGA
- a CDS encoding class GN sortase has protein sequence MPRLVSPLALALVGFLLFGDGAYIHAKAWLTQVLLEQAFDRSIATGQPVKPWSWADTWPVARIEVKRIGASAIVLEGASGQALAFGPGHIQHTADAGERGIAVYAAHRDTHFRFLQNVAIGDVIDITRSDGRHFRYRADSSAVVRFDASGIDATARDFELVLATCWPFDAVTPGPERYILHATLIGTD, from the coding sequence ATGCCCCGCCTCGTCTCTCCTCTGGCTCTCGCGCTTGTCGGCTTCCTCTTGTTCGGCGACGGCGCCTACATCCACGCCAAGGCCTGGCTGACGCAGGTGCTGCTGGAGCAGGCGTTCGACCGAAGCATTGCGACGGGCCAACCGGTCAAGCCGTGGTCCTGGGCCGACACCTGGCCGGTTGCGCGGATCGAGGTCAAGCGGATCGGCGCCAGCGCCATCGTGCTGGAAGGCGCGAGCGGACAGGCGCTTGCTTTCGGACCCGGCCACATCCAGCACACGGCCGATGCAGGCGAACGCGGGATAGCCGTCTATGCCGCGCATCGCGATACGCATTTCCGCTTCCTGCAGAATGTCGCCATCGGCGACGTCATCGACATCACACGAAGTGACGGCCGACATTTTCGCTATCGCGCGGATTCCTCGGCCGTGGTTCGTTTCGATGCATCGGGGATCGACGCCACGGCACGAGATTTCGAGCTCGTTCTCGCGACCTGCTGGCCATTCGATGCCGTCACTCCCGGACCCGAGCGCTACATCCTGCACGCGACATTGATCGGCACCGACTAG